The Corvus moneduloides isolate bCorMon1 chromosome 28, bCorMon1.pri, whole genome shotgun sequence genome contains a region encoding:
- the CTXN1 gene encoding cortexin-1 isoform X2, whose translation MNDASTMDYELLSPSLVEHPAGAAGMDAEQKTVFAFVIFLLVFLVMLMVRCFRILLDPYSRMPASSWTDHKEGLERGQFDYALV comes from the coding sequence ATGAATGATGCATCCACGATGGATTATGAACTGCTCTCCCCGTCCCTGGTGGAGCACCCCGCCGGTGCCGCGGGCATGGATGCCGAGCAGAAAACTGTCTTTGCCTTCGTCATCTTCCTCCTGGTCTTCTTGGTGATGCTGATGGTGCGCTGCTTCCGCATCCTGCTGGACCCCTACAGCCGCATGCCCGCCTCCTCCTGGACGGACCACAAGGAGGGGTTGGAGAGGGGCCAGTTCGACTACGCCCTGGTGTGA
- the CTXN1 gene encoding cortexin-1 isoform X1 — MRHHGLSVGLTRLVLGHSGQLRARGLDPVGSSGFPGRAPGCAPEAAGPVPAAAFTEKGNAEIPAAPGAQGGAPGCPEGHGAASAPPDTPRTQLGHSSDTGTCCCGGEGKEGGNPMGLQVKPFPTFEEFSPGQPDPGEAPSVTGLSGHSPAPLLSPRSCSQELWARAGADPEPVAME, encoded by the exons ATGAGGCATCACGGACTCTCCGTGGGGCTGACCCGCTTGGTTCTTGGGCACTCGGGGCAGCTCCGTGCTCGGGGGTTGGATCCCGTTGGAAGTTCAGGTTTCCCTGGCAGAgcccctggctgtgctccagaggCAGCCGGGCCcgtcccagcagcagcatttactGAAAAAGGCAATGCAGAGATTCCGGCTGCTCCCGGAGCTCAGGGGGGAGCACCGGGGTGTCCAGAGGGGCACGGAGCTGCCTCCGCCCCGCCGGACACTCCTCGGACACAGCTCGGACACAGCTCGGACACTGGgacctgctgctgtggaggtgaagggaaggagggagggaaccCCATGGGCCTGCAAGTGAAGCCTTTTCCCACCTTTGAGGAGTTCAG CCCCGGACAGCCGGACCCCGGCGAGGCTCCCTCGGTGACGGGGCTGTCTGggcacagcccggccccgctcctgtccccacgcagctgcagccag gagctctgggctcGGGCAGGAGCCGATCCCGAGCCGGTGGCCATGGAGTAG